From one Pseudomonas fluorescens genomic stretch:
- the aguA gene encoding agmatine deiminase, which translates to MKTLTSTPRADGFHMPAEWAPQTQVWMVWPERPDNWRLGGKPVQAAHVTLAKAIARFEPVTVAVSAAQYDNARARLDLPNIRVVEISNDDAWVRDTGPTFVINDSGEVRGVDWGFNAWGGFEGGLYSPWNRDEQLASKVLEMERCQRYHTEGFVLEGGSIHVDGEGTLITTEECLLNHNRNPHLNREQIEAILRDHLAVDSIIWLPDGLYNDETDGHVDNFCCYVRPGEVLLAWTDDPQDPNYARCHGALEVLENSRDAKGRAFTVHKMPIPGPLFATEEECAGVDPVAGSQERNPSVRLAGSYVNFLIVNGGIIAPSFDDPADAEARAILARVFPDHEVVMIPGREMLLGGGNIHCLTQQQPAPAKR; encoded by the coding sequence ATGAAAACGCTTACCAGTACCCCGCGCGCCGACGGCTTCCACATGCCCGCGGAGTGGGCGCCACAAACCCAGGTCTGGATGGTCTGGCCCGAGCGCCCGGACAACTGGCGCCTGGGTGGCAAGCCGGTGCAGGCTGCCCATGTGACCCTGGCCAAGGCCATCGCTCGTTTCGAGCCGGTGACCGTTGCCGTGTCCGCCGCGCAGTACGACAACGCCCGGGCACGCCTGGACCTGCCGAACATTCGCGTAGTGGAAATCAGCAACGATGACGCCTGGGTGCGGGATACCGGGCCGACCTTCGTTATCAACGACAGCGGTGAAGTGCGTGGCGTCGACTGGGGCTTCAATGCCTGGGGCGGCTTCGAAGGTGGCCTGTACTCGCCGTGGAACCGCGACGAGCAACTGGCCAGCAAGGTGCTGGAGATGGAACGCTGCCAGCGCTACCACACCGAAGGCTTCGTGCTCGAAGGCGGCTCGATCCATGTGGACGGTGAAGGCACCCTGATCACCACCGAGGAATGCCTGCTCAACCACAACCGCAACCCGCACCTGAACCGCGAGCAGATCGAAGCCATCCTGCGCGATCACCTGGCGGTGGATAGCATCATCTGGCTGCCCGATGGCCTGTACAACGACGAGACCGACGGCCACGTCGACAACTTCTGTTGTTACGTTCGCCCAGGTGAAGTGTTACTGGCCTGGACCGATGATCCGCAAGACCCCAACTACGCACGCTGCCATGGCGCACTTGAGGTGCTGGAGAACAGCCGTGACGCCAAAGGCCGCGCCTTTACCGTGCACAAGATGCCGATTCCGGGGCCGTTGTTCGCCACCGAAGAGGAGTGCGCCGGGGTCGATCCGGTGGCCGGTAGCCAGGAGCGAAACCCATCGGTGCGCCTGGCCGGCTCCTACGTCAACTTCCTGATCGTCAATGGCGGCATCATTGCCCCAAGCTTCGACGATCCGGCAGATGCCGAGGCTAGAGCGATTCTGGCGCGGGTGTTCCCTGATCACGAAGTGGTGATGATCCCCGGGCGCGAGATGCTTCTGGGCGGTGGCAACATCCATTGCCTGACCCAACAGCAACCGGCGCCAGCCAAACGCTGA